Proteins co-encoded in one Flavobacterium sp. M31R6 genomic window:
- a CDS encoding LacI family DNA-binding transcriptional regulator: MKKKITLKQIAKELDVSISTVSKSLRNSPEIGEETRLKVQAFAKFYHYKPNNIALSLKNRKTKTIGIIIPEIVHHFFSTVINGIEQIANENGYSVVICLSDDSFDKEVLNMELLANGSIDGFIMSLSKETQFKGDFHHITEVINQGMPVVMFDRVTNEVLCDKVIIDDKQAAYEAVQSLIDKGRKKIALVTTVDYVSVGKLRTDGYVKALLDNNLPFDENLIIKIEDIDTCEIIIGKLLEDEAIDAVFAVNEIFAVTCIKTANKIGLNVPKDLAVIAFTDGMISKYSTPTITTVSQSGVKMGNRAAKIIIDRLESEDEDESENYITEVIETYLVERESTG; encoded by the coding sequence ATGAAGAAAAAAATAACTCTAAAGCAAATTGCTAAAGAATTGGATGTTTCAATTTCTACTGTTTCAAAATCTCTTAGGAACAGTCCGGAAATAGGTGAAGAAACAAGATTAAAAGTTCAAGCATTTGCAAAATTCTATCATTATAAACCCAATAATATTGCCCTTAGCCTTAAAAACCGAAAAACCAAAACGATCGGTATTATTATCCCCGAAATTGTTCACCATTTTTTTTCCACCGTTATCAATGGTATTGAGCAAATAGCCAATGAAAACGGATACAGTGTAGTGATCTGTTTGTCCGATGATTCTTTTGATAAAGAAGTATTAAATATGGAACTTTTGGCTAATGGAAGTATAGATGGTTTTATTATGTCATTGTCTAAAGAGACTCAATTTAAAGGAGATTTTCATCATATTACCGAAGTAATAAATCAAGGTATGCCTGTCGTAATGTTTGATAGAGTCACCAATGAAGTATTGTGCGATAAAGTAATTATTGATGACAAACAAGCTGCATATGAAGCTGTACAAAGCTTGATTGATAAAGGACGAAAAAAAATTGCATTGGTCACTACAGTTGATTATGTAAGTGTCGGTAAATTGAGAACTGACGGATATGTTAAAGCGTTATTGGATAATAATTTACCATTTGACGAGAACTTGATCATTAAAATCGAAGATATTGATACTTGCGAAATCATTATAGGTAAATTACTGGAAGATGAGGCTATTGATGCTGTTTTTGCAGTAAATGAAATTTTTGCCGTAACCTGTATCAAAACGGCTAATAAAATTGGATTGAATGTACCGAAAGATCTCGCTGTAATTGCTTTTACGGATGGTATGATTTCTAAATATTCAACTCCAACGATTACGACAGTGAGTCAAAGTGGAGTGAAAATGGGAAATCGTGCTGCCAAAATTATTATCGACCGATTGGAGTCTGAAGATGAAGATGAATCTGAGAATTATATAACGGAGGTGATTGAAACCTATTTGGTAGAAAGAGAATCTACAGGTTGA
- the pgmB gene encoding beta-phosphoglucomutase, with translation MKKRKGFIFDLDGVIVDTAKYHFLAWKKIANELGIDFTLEHNELLKGVSRVRSLDIILELGKIEASQEDKDKWLIQKNEDYLSYLVDMNETEILPGVMKVLKFLKANNQPIALGSASKNAKPILEKTGTLAFFDAIVDGNDVVNAKPDPEVFLHAARLLNVDNEDAIVFEDSVAGVQAANIAKMVSIGIGEEDTLHEAEYIFKDFTQISTTFLELLINN, from the coding sequence ATGAAAAAGAGAAAAGGATTTATTTTTGATTTAGATGGTGTAATTGTTGACACAGCGAAGTATCATTTTTTGGCATGGAAAAAAATTGCAAATGAATTAGGAATTGACTTCACATTAGAACATAATGAATTATTAAAAGGGGTGAGTCGAGTTCGTTCCTTGGATATAATCCTTGAATTAGGAAAAATTGAAGCTTCACAAGAAGATAAAGACAAATGGTTAATCCAAAAAAATGAAGATTATCTTTCGTATTTAGTGGATATGAATGAGACTGAGATTTTGCCTGGTGTGATGAAAGTATTAAAATTTTTAAAAGCAAACAATCAGCCTATTGCTTTAGGTTCGGCTAGTAAGAATGCTAAGCCTATTCTTGAAAAAACAGGAACTCTTGCTTTTTTTGACGCGATCGTTGACGGAAATGATGTTGTAAATGCTAAGCCAGATCCTGAAGTTTTTCTTCATGCTGCTCGATTATTAAATGTGGACAATGAAGATGCAATTGTTTTTGAAGATTCTGTTGCTGGAGTTCAAGCTGCCAACATTGCCAAAATGGTGAGCATTGGTATTGGTGAAGAAGACACGCTTCATGAAGCAGAATATATTTTTAAAGATTTCACTCAAATAAGTACCACATTTTTGGAATTATTAATAAACAACTAA
- a CDS encoding MFS transporter — MEKPKLSFWQIWNLSFGFLGVQIGYSLQNGNTSRILEALGADVHSIGYFWLAAPLAGLVVQPIIGLSSDKTWTKLGRRIPFIFFGAIVSAMAMFFMPNAEYFTYLLPPLVFGAVMLLLMDTSFNVTMQPFRALVGDMVNDEQRNLGYSLQSALINFGAVFGSLLPWILVKIGMSNVPAAGEKVAESVIWSFYIGGTILLGTVLWTVLRTKEYAPKEHAEYNKIDLNAPEKKEKTSIFTLIGNAPKIFWQLGIVQFFSWFALFLMWVYTTRAIANQVWGHGVALDAKSIGFNEAGDWTGVMFAFYSGVAAVFSLLIPSIAKSIGRKKTYSFSLVLGGLGLISMFLVEDKNMLLLSISGVGLAWAAILAMPYAMLSGSLPADKMGVYMGLFNATITIPQIAAGILGSTLIALFGGNPMAIIVIAGVSMLIAGSAVFFVKEKVQL, encoded by the coding sequence ATGGAAAAACCGAAATTAAGTTTTTGGCAGATATGGAATTTAAGTTTTGGATTCTTAGGGGTTCAGATAGGCTATTCTTTGCAAAATGGAAACACAAGTAGAATATTAGAAGCTTTAGGAGCGGATGTTCATAGTATAGGTTATTTTTGGTTGGCTGCACCTTTGGCAGGTTTGGTTGTCCAGCCCATTATTGGTCTTTCGAGCGATAAAACGTGGACCAAATTAGGAAGACGTATTCCTTTTATATTTTTTGGAGCGATTGTTTCTGCAATGGCCATGTTCTTTATGCCAAATGCAGAGTACTTCACATATTTGTTGCCACCGTTGGTTTTTGGAGCTGTAATGTTGTTGTTAATGGACACATCATTTAATGTTACCATGCAGCCATTTAGAGCTCTTGTGGGAGATATGGTAAATGATGAACAACGCAATCTTGGATATTCACTTCAAAGTGCTTTAATCAATTTTGGTGCAGTTTTCGGGTCATTATTGCCTTGGATTTTAGTTAAAATCGGTATGTCTAATGTGCCGGCTGCAGGTGAAAAAGTAGCCGAATCAGTAATCTGGTCTTTTTATATTGGCGGTACCATATTGTTGGGAACTGTGCTTTGGACAGTTTTAAGAACCAAAGAATACGCTCCAAAAGAGCATGCTGAATACAATAAAATTGACCTAAATGCTCCTGAAAAAAAGGAAAAAACAAGCATTTTTACATTGATAGGAAATGCACCAAAAATCTTTTGGCAATTGGGAATTGTTCAGTTTTTCTCTTGGTTTGCCTTGTTTTTAATGTGGGTTTATACCACAAGAGCAATTGCTAATCAAGTTTGGGGACATGGAGTTGCTTTAGACGCAAAATCAATTGGTTTCAACGAAGCTGGAGACTGGACAGGAGTAATGTTTGCTTTCTATAGTGGTGTAGCAGCTGTGTTTTCCTTGCTTATTCCTTCGATTGCAAAATCAATTGGAAGAAAAAAGACATACAGTTTTTCACTTGTATTAGGAGGATTAGGATTGATTTCTATGTTTTTAGTTGAAGACAAAAATATGTTGTTGCTTTCAATTTCGGGGGTAGGATTAGCTTGGGCAGCTATTTTGGCAATGCCTTATGCTATGTTATCAGGTTCATTGCCGGCAGATAAAATGGGAGTATATATGGGGCTTTTTAACGCTACGATAACAATACCTCAAATCGCAGCGGGTATATTAGGTAGTACTTTGATTGCACTTTTTGGAGGTAATCCAATGGCAATTATTGTAATTGCTGGAGTTTCCATGTTAATAGCAGGTTCAGCTGTATTTTTCGTCAAAGAAAAAGTACAACTATAA